TAGATACCAAATGTGTTTCTATTAGCACTATTAAAAGTAAGCAGGCATTTTAATCCTTAACAGCTAAATGGAagcaaacaaattgaaaaaaacaggCACATTAGCAGCTGGTGTTgtactgtctctctgtgtgtagtAGGTCAAGATTAACTAGATTTTATCAACAATGTTAATCGCTTGTTCAAATATTGGTTAATCTAGAGTGTGTGTACCACTTCAAATATAGGTCAGTACcgtttattgatttgttttttcctcCTCATTAAACTCAGCCTTTTTGTGACAACGCATTACTGCCTGAAACACTCTGCCCTAGAAAAAGCAATTTATAATGTGCCACTGAAAATAAGAGACCTGCAAACCAGTAACCAGAGCAGATTCTAATCCGTGCGCAGAGAGGCTGATGTTTTCAAAATACTATTAGACCTGGGTGTTTTAGTTACTTATGGCACATGATGTATGAATGCTTTCATCACTGCGTAACTCTACTCAAAACAGGATCGGTAATAACCAGACTGTAAATCCAGTCTAAATCACTTCAGTagtaaaatgctgttttttttcaacCTGTAGCAAgtcatttttaaactgaaaaaaccAAGGTGACAGAAAAATGTTGAATATTGTTTTTGGAAGTATTGTCTGTAGTTGTCTCATTTACACCACAAGAGGGCGTATTCACCCAAGCGATACAAGTAACATCAGCTATTGCCTTGTAGAAGATGTGTGCAAGTCACCATTTCTtccttttcagattttttttaattttgtattttaatgtattttttttattttacatccaACCTAGTAGTTTGTATTGAAATGTACATTgtattcaaaactgcacagtaCAAACTAAGAACAGGACTGATTTTATTATGTTGCATACCAGTATgatttacatttgtttatttctgtataaATAATACATGAAGTGAAAACCCTTTATTTTTCCATGCTTGTGCTCTTTCCAGTTTTTAATCAATGTTCCCTGTAAATGAATTGCCCTGAGTTAGGTTTGCCTTTGAATGAATGGAACTTATTATCCATGCGGAGGAAGGGGCAGATGTGTGTCAGTTCAACTGCCAAAACCATTTAAAACGATACATTAGGCATCTTGCCTCAGGGTTGTCTTTTAATTCTCTTATTATTTTAGAATGTAGCCTTCCTGCtttcattactttttttatttttaagaagaggACAATTGCATCAGTTAAATAAAGCGTTCTTCAGTCTGTTAAAGGATACTATTAGAAATGGAGAgctatgcatttttttattgattacCACTGCTTTATCAGCAGGGTTGGAGTCAATTCCTTTTtcattcccattcccttttaatcaatttcaacacatcattgatcacaaGTGCAGTTTGcagtactgtattaaaacaaGCTTCTTACAGTTACTTAGATTGAAGTCACTTTTaatcaattaaattggcttcaaatgaaagcagttgaacaatcacaacaatgatTATATCTGTAAAATATCGATGCCACTTCCTTTGAAGTAATTGGAAATGAAATTGGAATTGATCCAACCCTGTTGGCCAGTCTAGAACACAATGGAGGAGTACTCCACGTCCTCTGTTTGCGGATGGGGCTGGTCGCTGCTCTCTCTGGGCTGCATGTTGGCGTAgctgccctctgctggtgaagccGGAGAATGCAGCGTCAGTACTGCATAGGTGATGTCGTCTATCACAGTCTCGGTTCTGctagaaaactacaaaacaacacaaagctGGCTTGTCATTACAAAACACTCTGATCTGATGGTTCCATTCAGGAGATAAACTTTGTATCTCAATCTCCATTGTTTGTTGAGGCCCGATTTCTTGCATCAATGAAAATATTTCATTGTCATATGTctaaattctattttttttgtaatgggtGTTCATATGTGCTTTGTCACACGAAAGAGGGTATGTCGGGATACATATTTATACGTTATACTTAAAGTATGATTTTTACTATGCTTAACTATACTttgctaaacttttataaggcagGACTGATCGGACTTGCTAATCCCTGAATTAGGGTGAGAAGGGGCAGTCAAATTTAGGAACGTAATTTGACTAAAGGCCTGTGAGTTTCAAAGAACAATAAATTGGCAAATGTGAGCTTGCCAAAAATCAAACCTTACCTTGCACATCGTAATGAAGTCCTGGGGAGGAGGGGAAACAGTTTCTGTATCGCCTTATAAAAAGAACCAGCCAAAGAAAATATAATAAGTGCCCGTTACAATGTCCAACTAATTATGTTGAATTTAGAACAATGCCTTGCCTGAGTACTCTGGTCTCAAATGCAATTAACCACCGTTTTCAATGCATGAGGTAATTTTTGGAGAGAACCCACAGTTTACCATTACAAATGGGACCCCAAACCTTTATAGTTTCTCTGTGATGTAATTCTAATAAAGCACACACTGGGAGCCCAGGCCAGCGGAGCAAGCGAGTTCCCTTACATTGCAACCCTTTATATAAGTTACTAATGCTCTGATACAAAACGTTCCTGTTTCCTGATCTCATATCCGTGCTTAATTTAAAAGGGTTAGGGTTTAATTATGGTGTACCCTTCTGATTGATTCAccttttgtattttgatttagaGCCCTGTTCACAAAACTGCTTGTGAGTTGTTTACTGTGAAgactgctttttgttttgttgtttgaaattCTATTGCTTTAACAGTTGTCTGTTATTTAATATGTAGTACTGTTGTGTAGCTTCTTAGGCACAAGCAATAACtatagtgtttaaaaaaaatgcatatatatatatagagagagaatttttgaaaaataacaagttGACTACACTGTTTGACTTTTCTTTCTACTCggctgaagggcttttgtccaaaacgttctgaaataaatccattttgaattatttaaacCTTTGGTgtacatttttgtacactgcagttatacctcctcgTACCTAGTActgacactatatatatatatatatatatatatatatatatatatatatatatatatatatatggtctagTTGTTTCTTTTGTATCATATCATGTGTATATATGAATTTCATGTGGCAGCTTACCCACTTCCCTTGCTTTCCTGAGTCTCCTAATGGCAATGGCAAAGACCACAAGGAATGGAACGAGCACGACCGTGGCTACAAGCAGGGGGATGATATTCCAGAGACTGATGTTGCTGAATAACAGAACAAACCAACACACACCACTAATGAGCAGCTCTAACACCAGCAACACAAAGACTTTTACATTGAGGGAATGGCAGCTGTCATACGGACCACCCATGCCTTGCTCTTATTTAAAGAAAGGTATTTTGAAACCCATAATAACTCATAGGCTTGGTGAATAAGCAGAAGAAGGTTGTTTAGATTTGAATCACACACAGAAGAGGTCACCTTCCTTATTTTAACTGCACTGGTCAGGAGCTCATGATAACTGCTTCATTGTTAAGCGTGCTCAATAACTGAGTCACAGCTCTGAGGGGAGCTGCTCAGAAATCATGGTTCACATTTGTTTAACCTCTGCAGTGCATACTCTTCCTCTTACCTGTTCTGTTCAGGGGCAGACTCAGCAGTGAGGTTAACTGGAGGAGCATGTTCTCTGGGAACACCTGAAGGAATTCCTGCTGTAAAAATGAAACTCCATCTTTAGTACATGACTCGGTAAACCGGTGATGCGTTCTAATGTGGCGTGGGGTTGGAGTCCTAGATGGCTTATTGTATTGAGCAGCCTTTAATAATTTGAACACTAGCCCCCTAAAACACATGTGCCCCCTGAGCACACTACAATACTGAGCGCTAATGTTACATTCCCTTGTCAATGTGTTATTGTGGTATACCATGGTacaatcatagcaaagtgtagaaaACCATAGTAAAAGTATGGTCATGTATaaagaagtatggtaaagcattgtcaACATTGTTTAGCGTAGTAAAACCCAGTCAATTCATATGCATAAGAAAAGGCAATGTTATCTGTAAAACTACCCTGCAAATTAGGGCTAGagctaggattagggttaggtaaGGGGTTTAGTTAGTGGTATGTAGAATAGATGATCTTTGGGGTATTATTTGGGGGTATAAATGTTATCTCGATTCTTAAGAAAATCCTATTTTGGAGGAAGAAGACGGCTTACCTTTCAAAACTCGAAGAAGGATTCTTTCCGCAACGTATGTTATATTTAGACTGCCTTCTAGAGTCCAGATTCCACACCAGTATTCCCCGGAGTCCCTTTCGGACAGGTGTCCAAGATACACCGATAGTCCAACCTTACTGCCTGTCACATGTGCAGAACCACTCACTGTGGGCTCACATGTGTGTTCACTTGTCAGTTTACAGCACGCTAGGGTCGGAGGTCTAAGAGCCGTACTGTATTCGCATACGATATGGACTCCTTGTCCTTCCATGCCATTGATCACCCTGTACGGGGCTTCTGATCCGGAACCTGTTACACACAGCATTCATTGAAATATCTGGAGACACTTTATATTACCTACACTGTGGTACCACAGTCATTACACATATGATTGAGGTGAAAACATGTTGATagttattatactgtatttacacatggGGGGTGTATTTACAGTGTAAATACTATGTAACTACATGTGCAATTACTGTGTAACTACAGTGTAGTTAGACAGTTAATGTAAAGTAGTATCAAATATAGGTTCACACAAATTCCACGAATAAGCATTTAACAGGTTATTTCATATGTGGATGTGTTATTCATATGGTATACATGCGTATTACAATATAATTCTTTTGACATTGTGCCATACATATATGTTTGTGTTATAAAAATATTAGAATGCTTCATAAAATGCCTAAGTTACATTCTTTATGCCAATAATCACATGGAATACATGTTTACGACAACTGCATGTAATTTATGTTTTAGTTGTTAAAATTGCACAAGCGGTCAAGAAAATGCTGTTGAAATATGAAATCGTGTTACTAAACAAATCACcaattcagagagagagagagagagagagagagagagagagagagagagagagagagaactaatTATTTGACCCAAATATAAGTCCGTTCTTACCTGCTAAatagagcaaaaataaaaatgtggcaAAAAGCATCATGAAATGCTGAAGTGAAGTGAAACTGGCAGTGCAGAGCCCCTCTATCTCAATTGCCAACCCTTCCTGTTGCTGAGTGTGAATAGCAAGATTGGGAAAAAGGGGAAACGTTCACTTTGACAGGACAGAAAAAATAAGTAAAGTTGACGCACAGCAACCAGCAATGGTCTGCAACTAAAACAGTACATTCATCAAACTGCACTCTTCAGACAATCAAAGGTGTGCCAATGTGAAGGGGTGTCCACTCTCGACAGCATGGTCAATGTGAAGGGGTGTCCACTCTCGACAGCATGGTCAATGTGAAGGGGTGTCCACTCTCGACAGCATGGTCAATGTGAAGGGGTGTCCACTCTCGACAGCATGGTCACGGGAGTTtacactgctgcccccttcctcTCCATCAATCCCCACCACAACGCAGGTCATAACATGTGTATACAAGACCTACgattgttattattactgtagGAGAGACTCATTGGAACTGGTTAGTTCTATCTTCTTTAACGGTAAAGGAAGCTCTGATCTTCTAGTTTCAGTTGATCTTTAATGTGATTTGGACACCACAGTTGCCATGCAGTATCATTCTAATAGCTACACAACGAGGAATGGTTTCCACTGTGTAGCTGAATTTAGTGGCTCTCTAATTATACGTGATAAGGACTGCAATTACTATGGGCATTCCCATAGTGTTTAAGGATGAAATGAGTAATTCTCCACTTTTAGAGCCTTTACCTCcattttcaaacttcagaaaatGAAAAGCTAAGCGGGTCACGAAAAAGTCAACAGAAATGTCATATCAGACCCCAGAAAAAAGCTAGTTCAGTTGGTAATATAGAGAAGGCAGTCTCAGAACTCCTATCGGGGTATTGCGTGTTTTCCAAAGTGCTGATAAATGACTCTgggaagtattaaatgctgactCACAGTGGGCGGGTAATTCCCAGATCAAACAGTATAATAATCTACTGGACAGTAAACTTCTTTTGCATCACTTTCATGTTAGAGAGGTCAATCTGGCAATCTTGCAGATGGCTGTAGTCGCTGTGAGTCTGAATACAAACCAGGAGGCTGGGGGTCGGAATCTCTAGATGCTTTATGTAAGGTGACAGCAGCTGAACTCAAACCACATCCCATCTGTTATACTTTCATTCTGCTGCTCTTGTGTATTGTAGAGAGTAATTTGCTGAGAAGGACAGTACAACCACACAAGAGGAGAGTGGGCTGTTAGGAGTATGAGATACAGTAGGGGAAACAAAAGCAATTTACCTACAGTGATGCAAACCAATAACAGAAATACATATCTACTGGAACCAAGCTGAACCAAGACTAGTTGAGTTTtcaagtgttatttatttaatttttaatattgTGCTTGATCTGGCTGTCCTATGCAGTCTTGTTTTTAGTATAtaggttgtgttaaaaaaaaaacaacagcaagttCTCTGTGGGTCCAAGCTCCATCCCACTATGAGATCATGGACCATTTGTTATGCAGACAAGttaacaatatttttacataacgTACAGCTATGTATACATTCTAACAGAGCCAGTCTCATTTATAAATATACAGTCCGAGATTAAATAAGCGATCACTAAGATCTAGCGACTAACTCTTCCACTCGTGAATGTACAATCAACCACTGAAAACTTGAGTTTTGTTTGTGCAGAACATGTTCTAGCTAAACATCAAGCAAGCTACTTAGTGCAGTATACTGTACTTGAGTCTTTCAGAAAAGTTGCTTTTGTCAAACACTGTACCTTTTAAGGTCCAGCGTTGTATTAGACATGCAGATAAAAAACTGTACTAAAAACCACTTGATTTAGTAAAATACCAAGTTGACTTCAGTATAGATTTACCTGTTTCTGAGACCACTATATGCCTTCTGTTTCTAAACGGCATGAAATAAAGCAAAGTACAtctgcattacttttttttattaaaaacaaacttacaAAAACAATAGTTAATAAAGCTCATGAATGCATGGGCTGTTGTCCACACTTTCAGAATAACTTAGATATTAAAAGGTTCTAGAACGAGTGAAGCTGTTTATGAATGTGGTTTGAttgctttgtttcatttttatatctGATACACAATGCACTCAAAAGGCTTACGTTTAGTGAAGTACAGTTCTGAAGGCACTTGGCCTTTGGCAAAGAAGGTTTTCAAGAGAAAACAAGTTTGTCGTTTCTTAGAAAATAGAAGTGATGTGCGGTTTAGATGACGATGGATTTCAGATGTCGGAAACACATGATGAGGTCCATTGGAATGGGAGGCTGAACTGCATTCCCATCCATCCTCAGGTAGCGCAGACGAGGGACGTGATCCTCGTTACTCATATCGATGGTCATGATAGGATATGGGCAGAGCTCTGTGCCATTGATgcctgcaaagaaaaacaaaaccgtgTTCAACTTTTTCATAGGACTAAAATAACATCAGCCTGGCATATGGCTGTGCAAATATTCAAATTCTTctggtttttatatatatataaaaaaaaaagttttatgaaaAAAGTGGTAAAGAAAAAGCCGTAAATGTAAAAACTTTGAGGAACGAAGTCAAGTAGACACATTTTCAGCTAGTGAGCTCCTCAGTTACACTAGGTAACAGAATGTATATTGGAATTTAGCCTGGACATTTGAAACAGACTCATAGCATGCCCACAAAGTACATCACACCTTGGTTTAACTACTTAACAGTAAAATGACACCAGAAGGCTTAAGACTCCAGAAGACTCCACTGTGACCCTACAGTACAACTTCATTCACTAGGACAGTTGGTGGTACTTGGAGATCTCAAGTACTGACCAAAATACAAATTAACTTTTACATTGTTAGCAAGAACATCCCATAGGCAAGGAAAAGCCTTACAAACTTACTTTCGATATTATTGTGGTTGAGATACAACTGCTCCAACTTGGAATTAAAAATGGGAACACTGTTGAGTTTATTGTGGGCAAGGTGAAGATCCAACAGAGTGGAGATGTTAAAAATCCTCTTGGGCACCCCTTTGTCGGTCAGCTGATTGTAATTAAGCCTGACAAAGGTCAGGTTTGGGAACTCTTTGAAATAATCTTTGGGAATGTCCTCAATGTTATTCCGATCCAGGAACAGCTGGTAGATATTATGTGGCACGTTCTGTGGCATCTTTCTCAGAATGTTGTGTGCCAGGTTCAGCTGAACCAAGTTCTTGAGGCCCTTGAAGATGTTTTTGCCCAGGTCGCTGTCGCTCAGCTTGTTATGGTGAAGGTCAAGCATGGCCAGGTTTTCCAGCTTATTAAACGCTCCGGCAGGGATCTTGGAGATCTGGTTCCTGCTCAGACGAAGCTGCTCCAGGTTGGGAGGCAGGAAACTGGGCACCTCTTGGAGATTGTTCTTGTCCATGTACAAGAAGAGAAGGTTCTGCAGCTTCTCAAAGACCTGGCGGTCCACCTTCTTGATCCGGTTGTTGTCCATGTTAACCCATTTCAGCCCGGTAGCATTCTTGAAGGCTTCTTCTGTCACCTCGTCTATGTAGTTGTTTTGGAGGTAGAGATAGTGGGCCCTGGGTGGGATGATGGGGATCTTCCTCAGGTTGCGTCTGTCACAGTAGAGAGTGCTGGGGAAATCCGAGGGACAGTAGCACTCCTTGGGGCAGTCTTCAAAGATGGAAGGAGGACCCAAAATGGGCGGAGGGAAGTCAGTCGGCTCTTGCGGCTCTGGTTGTGGTGCTGGTCTCCTCTGTGGTGGGGTTGGTCTTGGAGGTTTTCGTCTCTGACCACGCACCACAGCAATCAGAAGAAGGCTGAGAAGGAGGAAATATCCTAGATGGGCTCTCATGATACTGGATCCTGTGCAGGAAAACGAAAAGGAATGATAAGCAATGGGTGGGGAGAACAAAGTGCATATCTTGAAATGTAACGTGCAAACCCTATTACAAATACATACATCTATAAAGATATTATCCCAGTGTGCCCTTTAGGAGGTCTTGGTTAAGTGTTGTTTAGGCTTGGAAAAGACCATCTACCTAACATTTGGAATTAACTGCTGGATAAAGATGTCAACACTGGAGAAATATActtatgaaatataaaatatgaaaatctATTTGGACTGTGTTCTCAATGAATGAACTGTCCAAGGCAGGGGCTAACAGCCAAAGCCTGAATTCATCTTTCTATAACGAAGAAAGAAATGGCTACAAAGCAGAACATGGATAATTGTTTTTGATAACAGTATCTGAAATGCCACCATCACATTATTAATAAAGCACTATTCATTAATATGTTTCTATGTTACAAGTTATGTGTTCTGTGCTGCAACCAGACATCTGGAAATGAGAGTCTTGGAGAATAATCAGAGTTAAGCCTGattgacataaataaataaaacagaaggtGCTGCTCCTGCTTTGCTGTACAATAAGCTCACTGCAGTGAGATGCATTTGCAGGAGGGTTCATGCTTTGTACACACAGCACACTGTGCTTATTTTCCTATTTCAGCCACTGCTGCAGGTCCAGCGGCCCTGATAATGGAAACTTTGTATTGGGGCTGACAGCAGTGTTTTGACAAGGACAGAGTCTGCCAAAAACTAAAGGGGAGGATGAGAAGTGAGAGGTTGGTTCTGTTATGCATTGTTTAATGCATTGTTGATGAGGTGCTCAGTGcaagtaatgtgtgtgtgttgaccattAGCATGCTGAAGCTGTGTCGCTTTGTTTTCAAGGAGTTTCCATATCACGTTGGGATGGactacagtttaaatatagaaagacagaaaggcaaaactGAGACTTTTTAAGCGCATGAAAAACATGGTGacttttagtgattttttttggCAATTGGTTGCACGGAACCTTTTCCAGCATTTTTTCCTATGTTTGATGAGGTAAAGAAACAATTTTAATTTGAGCAGCTTGGAAAAAATGACTCGAACATATCACATGTATTTGTGGTTATTATGTCTGCACAACATTTCTGTGGTAGGGAAACTTTTCTTAGAATCTACAAGATGGGTGCCCCAGACTTTCTTGGATCTTAACCTATGTACTAAGCAGATTGAATTTAGCAGCTGCTATGAATATAATACACAGTCTTTATCCTTGTATAGTGTGGGACATTGCTACTTGTATCATAAGCTGGATTGAAactcatatatgaaaaatgttcacGTATGTTAATGTTTAGCAGTTGCTGAGTACAATCTGtgatacataataaataatacatcatgTGTTTCGGCTTCTCTTCATggtcctctcacccaaactgcacaaggTGACATTTCTTCTACAATAAGACACCCTGCACACAACGTGTTAACTTGCAGTATAGGAAACCCATCATATTTTAGCCAAGAACTCCCCCTCATCATCACAGGCTCGGGACCCCACCGCCCCCCGGCAATGACCTCATCAGCAGTGACCTCAGTCCACCCCTAAACCCAAAGCACACCGGAATGAGCCCTTCATGTACTCCACTTCCCAAGGAGGGAACCAGTTCTGGTGAATTGCTTTACCATTGCTGTGTTATTTGGCtgtacatttaatttattaagatttatttttcctGTCTTGAGGAAGAAAAGGCATTTCCAGTTGTAGTGATGTATACAAAGTCCTTGAACAGCGGTCAAAATAGCATTGTGTTATTTACCCAGCTCTTGATAATACATTAGTGTTTTTCACATGCAGTTTTAATGAACttcaccatgctttactacactttttaTCTGTGATACCGCAGTAAACTTTATAGATCACGTAACGCATTTCCAAagtataatatacaatatatgaATTCAATCGTCAATGTTGCTTTGTTTGAGGGTTGTCCAATGAAACAGAACATGAAAATCTGGAGCAAGCCCAAAATGGTCTTTGCAAAGCACTAGACCGAAAGATAATTTAGAAATGAAATGACAAATGCAAAGATACAAACTCAGGGACGTGTGATTCATTAATATTGAAAACCAGAACATGATgccaagtaaaataaaacaagtttgATTGCACTGGCATTTTAGAAAGTGTTCGAAAGATTACAGGTTTTAGGCtgcagtaaaaacacattttttcaaaGCATGGCCACCAATGGCACTGTGCGACATGTAACATCAATTAACAAGggaattaatatattaataacaaACTAAACATGCGTAAATTAACATACCTACATGTGGTTATACTGTAGTTACAATTTACTAAAATGTCATTGATGCACAAACACACAATTAGAACAGCTATAAGATTCAAGCATTAGAGTTACTGAAGGGATAAATATTTCATATTGATTTTCTTGGTTACTGTTGAATTTCAATGTGCAGATCCTGCGATTACCCTGAATgcatgtgtaaaagcaagcaATAACAGCTGTACTATACAGCAATTCCCCTTATAAACACATAGTAAAAATAAATCTGCTCCATTGCGACCCCTTTCTGCTGCTGGCCTCCACACTCAGCCCTAGGCTCAGCCAGGCAGAATGTGTAGCCATGGCTGACCATGTGACTACTGAGCACACATGCCAGCTGAGTGCAGACTGGAATGGAGTTGCAAGTAAATAGTTGAACAGAATAGATGTTGAAGGGATCCAGCAATACAATTGGACCCAGCTTCTTTAATCCAACACAGTTTGACTATGGATGCTAGCCATGACTGAATTAAATCCTCTTCTttctaatcaaaaaaaaaaaactaagacagGAGATATGACCACCCACAGTTAATGCAGTGGGAATGTGAATCAATTGGGCCTGTGGCACTGGTAGAGCACTTAAAAGACAAAACCATGTAAGGTAACCCAGACACTCCAGCGATTTATATTCTGATCCGTAGTCAAAAACACATCATTCCGTTTAACATGTGCCAACGAAGAATCTGAAGATTGATGCAACGGTTCCATTAATCACCTGAGTCGGAAGCGAGGGATACATTACCATCTGCGCTGTCAGGATTGAAAAAAAACCCACTCCTTTTTAGGTGTTATTGGTTACCTTTAGGATTCTAatgcatttaatttattattattattattattattattattattattattattattattattattattattattattattattattttaaataataataaatgcacacATATCTGTACAGGATCCATTACCACACATTGATTTGCagcacttttaaaaagtattattattattattattattattattattattattattattattattattattattattattaattattaaagtaTTAGGTCACATGCGAGATTTGTCTTTTGGGACTCGACTTCTATCTAAAGTAACTAACACAGCTTTACCATGTGTGCGTCCAAAGAATGTGTGCGCTTTTTTCCCTGCatagatttcaaaatattatgACATAAATCAAAAAGATCAAATGTTTGATAGTAAAAAATGAGGTTGCCTCGCAGGCAGCTATAGCGCTGTTGTGGTGAACACCTGTGCACTGTATGTTCATAATGCGTTGGCAATAGAATACTCACGCGGGACAGGCTGGTATAATTAATACCACAGGAACGAACCCGCAGTTTTAGAATCCACTGACATTAAAAAGAGCGTGCAGGAATTTCAAAATCTATGATAAAGTAAAGGTATAAGCAATTGCCATGGTAAGCTCATACTGGTGTGTTGACAGGCTTAACGGATGCCAGCAGggcatttaaatgtatatatataatttcaagcagtctacaaacaaaacactagaaTTAATG
The sequence above is drawn from the Acipenser ruthenus chromosome 29, fAciRut3.2 maternal haplotype, whole genome shotgun sequence genome and encodes:
- the LOC117965973 gene encoding CMRF35-like molecule 8 isoform X2 encodes the protein MMLFATFLFLLYLAGSGSEAPYRVINGMEGQGVHIVCEYSTALRPPTLACCKLTSEHTCEPTVSGSAHVTGSKVGLSVYLGHLSERDSGEYWCGIWTLEGSLNITYVAERILLRVLKGIPSGVPREHAPPVNLTAESAPEQNSNISLWNIIPLLVATVVLVPFLVVFAIAIRRLRKAREVGDTETVSPPPQDFITMCKFSSRTETVIDDITYAVLTLHSPASPAEGSYANMQPRESSDQPHPQTEDVEYSSIVF
- the LOC117965973 gene encoding CMRF35-like molecule 8 isoform X1, with amino-acid sequence MMLFATFLFLLYLAGSGSEAPYRVINGMEGQGVHIVCEYSTALRPPTLACCKLTSEHTCEPTVSGSAHVTGSKVGLSVYLGHLSERDSGEYWCGIWTLEGSLNITYVAERILLRVLKAGIPSGVPREHAPPVNLTAESAPEQNSNISLWNIIPLLVATVVLVPFLVVFAIAIRRLRKAREVGDTETVSPPPQDFITMCKFSSRTETVIDDITYAVLTLHSPASPAEGSYANMQPRESSDQPHPQTEDVEYSSIVF
- the LOC117434119 gene encoding prolargin-like, which translates into the protein MRAHLGYFLLLSLLLIAVVRGQRRKPPRPTPPQRRPAPQPEPQEPTDFPPPILGPPSIFEDCPKECYCPSDFPSTLYCDRRNLRKIPIIPPRAHYLYLQNNYIDEVTEEAFKNATGLKWVNMDNNRIKKVDRQVFEKLQNLLFLYMDKNNLQEVPSFLPPNLEQLRLSRNQISKIPAGAFNKLENLAMLDLHHNKLSDSDLGKNIFKGLKNLVQLNLAHNILRKMPQNVPHNIYQLFLDRNNIEDIPKDYFKEFPNLTFVRLNYNQLTDKGVPKRIFNISTLLDLHLAHNKLNSVPIFNSKLEQLYLNHNNIESINGTELCPYPIMTIDMSNEDHVPRLRYLRMDGNAVQPPIPMDLIMCFRHLKSIVI